A single Thermosynechococcus vestitus BP-1 DNA region contains:
- a CDS encoding PAM68 family protein, with protein MAKRSDLPFEPKKKKGATHSAKAPAAAAVRSKAPTSPAKQAKTGAGIPEIVSQRMVARMAIFCGTPTLLGLMTFPLSYFIVHEGWFKLPNVVVVIVSLGLFGLGALGLSYGILSASWDEHEQGSWLGWREFRTNFGRVVESWQAYQAQRSQNAE; from the coding sequence ATGGCAAAACGGTCGGATCTGCCCTTTGAGCCTAAAAAGAAAAAAGGAGCAACCCATTCTGCTAAAGCTCCTGCTGCTGCAGCCGTCCGTTCTAAAGCGCCAACATCCCCAGCTAAGCAAGCCAAAACAGGTGCCGGCATTCCCGAAATTGTCAGCCAACGAATGGTGGCTCGGATGGCAATCTTCTGCGGTACCCCCACCCTCTTGGGACTGATGACATTTCCCCTCAGCTATTTCATTGTCCATGAGGGCTGGTTTAAGTTGCCGAATGTGGTCGTTGTCATCGTTAGTCTTGGTCTTTTTGGCCTTGGGGCGCTGGGGCTTAGCTATGGTATTCTTTCTGCCTCTTGGGATGAGCACGAGCAGGGAAGTTGGCTCGGCTGGCGAGAATTCCGCACCAATTTTGGTCGTGTGGTCGAGAGTTGGCAAGCCTATCAGGCCCAGCGATCGCAAAACGCCGAATAA
- the rpsO gene encoding 30S ribosomal protein S15, whose translation MALQHDVKQEIINTYQIHGTDTGSTDVQVAILTERIKQLSEHLKVNKKDHASRRGLLKIIGRRKRLLAYLYRHDPQRYQQLIERLGIRG comes from the coding sequence ATGGCCCTGCAACACGACGTTAAACAAGAAATTATCAACACCTACCAGATCCACGGTACGGATACTGGCTCCACGGATGTCCAAGTTGCCATCCTCACGGAGCGGATCAAGCAGCTTTCTGAGCATCTCAAGGTGAATAAAAAAGATCACGCCTCTCGCCGAGGACTGCTGAAAATCATTGGCCGTCGCAAGCGGCTATTGGCCTATCTCTATCGCCACGATCCCCAGCGCTATCAGCAACTCATTGAACGTTTAGGAATCCGGGGTTAA
- a CDS encoding methanogen output domain 1-containing protein — translation MTAVEMLPVEAHTNLGNLPISLQSSSFLRNLLGFLAETLEDVVGLEDASGFIALVGQQMGNYINELYTQALGDRPLDAKTVAQILVDLKNRIEGGFFLIEQDEERIILGNHRCPLGSGVVGHPSLCMMTSNVFGVIVAHHLGYAKVCIEEAIANGDQGCRMVVYTQPTAAALAAKGREHYRSDRLES, via the coding sequence ATGACAGCAGTGGAAATGCTCCCAGTTGAGGCGCACACAAATCTAGGAAACCTGCCCATTAGCCTACAGTCCTCTAGCTTTCTGCGAAATTTGCTGGGATTCCTGGCAGAAACCCTTGAAGATGTTGTCGGGCTGGAGGATGCCTCTGGCTTTATTGCCCTCGTGGGACAGCAAATGGGCAATTACATCAATGAACTTTACACCCAAGCCCTCGGCGATCGCCCCCTTGATGCCAAGACCGTGGCTCAAATTCTTGTGGATCTCAAAAATCGCATTGAAGGCGGATTTTTCCTAATTGAGCAGGACGAAGAACGCATTATTTTAGGGAATCACCGTTGCCCCCTTGGCAGTGGTGTGGTGGGTCATCCCTCGTTGTGCATGATGACCTCAAATGTGTTTGGGGTGATTGTGGCGCACCACTTGGGCTATGCCAAGGTTTGTATTGAAGAGGCGATCGCCAATGGGGATCAAGGGTGCCGCATGGTGGTCTATACCCAACCCACCGCTGCTGCTTTAGCTGCTAAAGGGCGAGAACACTATCGTAGCGATCGCCTTGAGTCCTGA
- a CDS encoding GGDEF domain-containing protein yields MSDFTLDINTWIDLFPEPMLAMNAQGNIVAINPSGREFFGGSVLNRNLRELVATPPEKLNKWLPLWQQATQMVPGTLQGHQGQKIEVQAVGIHRCQPPLILLRLFRQPRLLGQFIIQRQQFEQLQQQMARQTALIVELQQQQKQLEAENHYLQQISQQDSLTKLANRRTFESRLRLVWQEAAATHTPLAIVLLDIDHFKDYNDTYGHLAGDRALQRVAYAIKSQVRATDLVARYGGEEFVLLLSQAHHDAAICILERIFNHIRSLEIPHASSPVKPYLTLSAGICIATATPRDCPISELIATADAALYEAKRSGRDRYVLQTYAWISGPISQEISPCPSEKAP; encoded by the coding sequence ATGAGCGACTTTACACTCGATATTAACACATGGATTGATCTGTTCCCAGAACCAATGCTGGCCATGAATGCCCAGGGCAACATTGTAGCCATTAACCCCAGTGGTCGTGAATTTTTTGGCGGCAGTGTGCTCAATCGCAACCTTAGGGAACTCGTCGCCACTCCCCCAGAGAAACTCAATAAATGGCTGCCCCTTTGGCAACAGGCCACCCAAATGGTGCCCGGTACTCTCCAAGGCCACCAAGGGCAAAAAATTGAAGTGCAAGCGGTGGGCATCCACCGTTGCCAGCCCCCCTTGATTCTGCTGCGACTCTTTCGCCAACCGCGGCTTCTAGGGCAGTTTATTATCCAACGGCAACAATTTGAGCAGTTGCAACAGCAGATGGCACGGCAAACGGCTTTGATTGTGGAGCTACAGCAGCAGCAAAAACAACTGGAGGCAGAAAATCACTATCTACAGCAAATCTCGCAGCAAGATAGCCTGACCAAACTGGCAAATCGGCGTACCTTTGAATCCCGTCTGCGGTTGGTCTGGCAGGAAGCGGCAGCAACCCATACTCCCTTAGCCATTGTCCTGCTGGATATTGACCACTTCAAGGACTACAATGACACCTATGGCCACTTGGCGGGCGATCGCGCCCTGCAACGGGTCGCCTATGCCATTAAATCTCAGGTGCGGGCAACAGATCTGGTGGCTCGCTATGGTGGTGAAGAGTTTGTTCTCCTGTTGTCCCAGGCCCACCACGACGCTGCCATTTGTATCTTAGAGCGGATTTTTAACCACATCCGCAGTTTAGAAATTCCCCATGCTAGTTCGCCGGTCAAACCCTATCTCACTCTAAGCGCTGGCATTTGCATTGCAACTGCAACCCCTAGGGATTGTCCAATTTCTGAGCTGATCGCCACCGCCGATGCCGCTTTGTACGAGGCCAAACGCTCAGGGCGCGATCGCTATGTGTTGCAAACCTATGCTTGGATAAGTGGGCCTATCAGCCAAGAAATCTCGCCCTGCCCTTCGGAAAAGGCCCCGTAG
- the petH gene encoding ferredoxin--NADP reductase: MYNATNSRSRMFRYEVVGLRQTAETEKTNYAIRNSGSQFFNVPYDRMNQFMQQITRWGGKIVSIQPLNGTVAPLAATTEPAANNGAAPVKEKKVDIPVNIYRPNNPCIGKVISNEELVREGGEGTVKHIIFDISGTELRYLEGQSIGIIPAGTDANGKPHKLRLYSIASTRHGDFQDDKTVSLCVRRLEYKDKETGETIYGVCSSYLNQLQPGDEVKITGPVGKEMLLSDDPEATIIMLATGTGIAPFRAFLWRMFKENNPDYQFKGLAWLFFGVAYTANILYKDELEAIQAQYPDHFRLTYAISREQKTPDGGKMYIQGRIAEHADEIWQLLQKKNTHVYMCGLRGMEPGIDEAMTAAAAKNGADWQEFLKGTLKKEGRWHVETY, from the coding sequence ATGTACAATGCGACGAATTCTCGCAGTCGGATGTTTCGCTATGAAGTGGTGGGACTGCGACAAACTGCCGAAACTGAGAAAACCAACTATGCCATCCGCAACAGTGGCAGTCAATTTTTCAACGTTCCCTATGACCGCATGAATCAGTTTATGCAGCAGATTACCCGTTGGGGGGGCAAAATTGTTAGCATCCAACCCCTCAATGGTACGGTTGCGCCCCTGGCTGCCACCACGGAACCTGCCGCCAATAATGGTGCTGCCCCTGTTAAAGAAAAGAAAGTTGATATTCCCGTCAATATCTATCGTCCCAACAATCCCTGCATTGGTAAGGTCATCTCCAATGAAGAGCTGGTGCGTGAAGGAGGTGAGGGAACGGTCAAGCACATTATCTTTGACATTTCTGGTACCGAGTTGCGCTATCTCGAAGGTCAAAGTATTGGCATTATTCCTGCGGGTACCGATGCCAACGGCAAACCCCACAAGCTGCGCCTCTACTCCATTGCCTCGACCCGCCACGGTGACTTTCAAGATGATAAAACGGTCTCCCTGTGTGTGCGGCGCCTAGAGTACAAGGATAAAGAGACGGGGGAAACCATCTATGGCGTTTGCTCCTCCTACCTCAACCAACTGCAGCCCGGCGATGAAGTGAAAATCACAGGGCCAGTGGGTAAAGAAATGCTTCTGAGCGATGACCCTGAGGCCACAATCATTATGCTGGCAACGGGAACTGGAATTGCCCCCTTCCGGGCCTTCCTGTGGCGCATGTTCAAAGAAAATAACCCCGATTATCAATTCAAGGGGCTGGCATGGCTCTTCTTTGGTGTCGCCTACACTGCAAATATCCTCTACAAGGATGAGTTAGAGGCAATACAGGCCCAGTATCCCGATCACTTCCGCCTCACCTATGCCATCAGCCGTGAGCAAAAAACCCCTGACGGCGGCAAGATGTACATCCAAGGTCGCATTGCTGAGCATGCGGATGAAATCTGGCAACTCCTCCAGAAGAAAAATACCCATGTCTATATGTGTGGTTTGAGGGGGATGGAGCCGGGTATTGATGAGGCAATGACCGCAGCAGCCGCCAAAAATGGTGCCGATTGGCAAGAGTTCCTCAAGGGCACGCTCAAAAAAGAAGGCCGCTGGCACGTGGAAACCTACTAG